The Anaerolineae bacterium region CCCGGTATTCGTCTCGCAGTTCGCTTATTCCCAGGTGTCGCTGGGGCTGGCCGGCGCGCGGCGGATCCTGGAATTGATCAACAAGGAGACCCGCCTCGACCAGAATCTGGCGGGCTATGTGGCCCCCATTCGGGGGGCGGTGGCGTTTGAAGGCGTCACCTTTGCGTATGAAGCAGGCGCTCCGGTGCTGGAAGGTATTACCTTTCGGGTGGAGCCCGGTATGCGGGTGGCGGTGGTCGGGCAAACGGGGTCTGGGAAGACCACCCTGGTGAAACTCATCAACCGGACCTACGATGTCACCGCAGGTCGGGTGCTGGTCGATGGCGTGGATGTCCGGGAGTGGAACCTGGAGTCCCTCCGTTCCCAGATTGCTATCATTGAGCAGGACATCTTTCTCTTTTCTCGCACCGTGGCAGAGAACATTGCCTTTGGCAAGCCGGGTGCTACCCGCGAGGAGATTATCCGGGCGGCCAAGTTGGCCCAGGCTCATGAGTTCATCATGGGCTTTAAGGATGGATACGATACGGTCATCGGTGAGCGCGGGGTGACCCTTTCGGGCGGCCAACGTCAGCGTCTGGCGCTGGCCCGGGCCTTTCTCACCGATCCGCGAATCCTCATTCTGGACGACTCGACCAGCGCCATCGACAGCGCCACCGAGGACAAAATCCAGCGGGCCATTTTTGCGGCTTCCAGGGGACGCACCACTTTCATCATCACCCACCGCCTGTCGCAGATCCGTTGGGCCGACCTCATCGTGGTGCTGCGCAAGGGGCGCCTGGTGGCCGTGGGCACGCACGAAGAACTGCTTCAATCGTCCCCAATTTACCGTCGCATCTTTACCGAGTAGCGAGGCGATATGGGTCTGTTTGCTGGATTGGATGTCGAGGGCTACGACCGTCAGTATAGCGATCGCGAACTGATGGCACGGATGGCCGCTTACTTCCGCCCTCAGGCGAAGCGGCTGGCGGCCATTGTGGTTTTGCTCACCCTGACTTCGTTGGCCGGGGCGGCTCTGCCCATGTTTCTTTCGCGGGTGGTGGATGCCTTGCGCGGGCATCTGACCTTGGGGACGATTGCTTTGCTGGGGGGCATGGTGCTGGGTGCCGGGGTGGTGAACTGGGGGGCCAACTGGGCCCGTCGGCGGCTGACCACCCGCGCGGTGGCCGATGTAATCCTGCAATTGCGCACCGATGCCTTTGCGGCGGTCACCGAGCACGACCTTTCCTTCTTTGACGAGTACACTTCGGGGCGGGTGGTCTCGCGCATAACCTCCGACACCCGCGATTTTGGTCAGGTGGTCGTGTTGCTCACCGATTTGGCGGCGCAGGTGCTGCAGGCCGGGATTCTGGCCGTGGTGCTCGTGCGCACCGAGTGGCGGCTTTCGTTGGTGCTGTTCGCCTTTCTGCCCGTGGTTTTTCTGGTCGCTCTGGGCTTTCGCCGTTGGGCGCGCGCGGTGACCCGCGCCGGGATGCAGGCCATCGCTACCGTCAACGCCACCATCAAGGAAACCGTAGCCGGTATCGCCGTGGCCAAGAACTTCCGTCAGGAAGCGGCCATCTATCAGGAGTTTGACGCGGCCAATCAGCAGTCCTACCGGGTGAATGTGCGGCGGGGGTTGGTGCTGACCCTGGTGTTCCCCACCCTTAACGCCTTAGGTGGCCTGGGAACGGCGCTTTTGGTCTATGTGGGCGGGATGAGCGCCGCCCAGGGCATGGTCAGCGCCGGTGCCTGGTATCTTTTGTTGCAAAGCCTGGATCGCTTCTGGTTCCCGGTGCTCAATCTCTCGTCGTTTTGGACCCAGGTGCAAAGCGGCCTGGCGGCGGCCGAGCGGGTGTTCGCCTTGATTGATGTAGAATCGTCGGTGCGCCAGGTGGATCGCCGCCCTGTGCCCCGACTCAAGGGGGACATTCGCTTCGAGCAGGTTTGGTTCCGGTACACCGAGCAGGAATCGGTGCTGGAGGACTTCAATTTGCACATTCGCCCTGGCGAGAACCTGGCCATTGTGGGGCACACCGGGGCGGGGAAGTCATCCATCGCCAAATTGATCGCCCGGTTTTATGAGTTCCAACGCGGGCGTATTTGGATCGACGGGATGGACATTCGCACCCTGGATTTGCAACAATACCGCCGTCAGTTGGGGATTGTGTCTCAGGTGCCTTTCCTGTTCTCGGGCACGGTGTTGGAGAACATCCGTTACGCCGCTCCAGAAGCGACGCGGGAGGAAGCCGAGCGCCTGGCGCGGCAAATCGGCGATGGTGAGTGGTTGGAGACCCTGCCCCAGGGCCTGGATACCGAGGTGGGCGAGCGTGGCAATCTACTTTCCATGGGGCAGCGTCAACTGGTGGCCTTGTTGCGGGTGATGGTCCACCGTCCCAGCATTTTTATCCTCGATGAGGCCACGGCCAGCATTGACCCCTTCACCGAGTGGCAGATTCAGCAGGCCCTTTCCATGATTTTGCGCAACACCACCAGCATTTTGATCGCCCATCGCCTTTCCACGGTGCGCTCGGCGGATCGGATCATCGTTTTGGAGAAAGGACGCATCCTGGAGGAGGGTGACCACGAGACCTTGCTGGCCCGCGGCGGGCATTACGCGGAACTGTACAACACCTACTTCCGCCATCAAAGCCTGGCCTATGTGGAAAACGCTTACGCTTTGGCTCAGGAGTCCGGGGGAGAGGCCGACCCGTGAGCCTTTTTTGCCGGGGAGCGGCGTTCAGGGTCTGTTGAGGGCGGAAAAGAGTTGATGAATCCTTTCGCTCGGCGTTGACGGCGGCCTGTGAGCGTGATAAAATTTGGGCGTGTGGGCGCGTAGCTCAATGGCAGAGCAGTGGCCTTTTAAGCCATTGGTTGCAGGTTCGAGTCCTGCCGCGCTCACCTGATCCAAATACTCGGCGGGCTTCGCCCCGCAACGCAAATAAAACGCCCGCGGACCTCGCCGCGGGCGTTGGCGTAATAGCATCTGGAGGCATCCATGGCCCTTCTTGAGGCCCCAACTACTACTTTGCCTTTAATCTTCCCGTTGGCCGAGGCCGCCAGGGAAATGGGGGTTGAGAAGCGGTTTTTGCACGATATGGCACAATCTGGAAAAATTTGTGCTTTCGTGGAGCCTGACGGAACCATGTATGTT contains the following coding sequences:
- a CDS encoding ABC transporter ATP-binding protein; translation: MGLFAGLDVEGYDRQYSDRELMARMAAYFRPQAKRLAAIVVLLTLTSLAGAALPMFLSRVVDALRGHLTLGTIALLGGMVLGAGVVNWGANWARRRLTTRAVADVILQLRTDAFAAVTEHDLSFFDEYTSGRVVSRITSDTRDFGQVVVLLTDLAAQVLQAGILAVVLVRTEWRLSLVLFAFLPVVFLVALGFRRWARAVTRAGMQAIATVNATIKETVAGIAVAKNFRQEAAIYQEFDAANQQSYRVNVRRGLVLTLVFPTLNALGGLGTALLVYVGGMSAAQGMVSAGAWYLLLQSLDRFWFPVLNLSSFWTQVQSGLAAAERVFALIDVESSVRQVDRRPVPRLKGDIRFEQVWFRYTEQESVLEDFNLHIRPGENLAIVGHTGAGKSSIAKLIARFYEFQRGRIWIDGMDIRTLDLQQYRRQLGIVSQVPFLFSGTVLENIRYAAPEATREEAERLARQIGDGEWLETLPQGLDTEVGERGNLLSMGQRQLVALLRVMVHRPSIFILDEATASIDPFTEWQIQQALSMILRNTTSILIAHRLSTVRSADRIIVLEKGRILEEGDHETLLARGGHYAELYNTYFRHQSLAYVENAYALAQESGGEADP